A genomic stretch from Halorhodospira halophila SL1 includes:
- a CDS encoding TonB-dependent receptor plug domain-containing protein, translating to MSAATTDSAVSEVAAGSEALPSVTVTTGTRSERARERSPGSVEVIGREQIERSGATDLGGVLRGESSLFVSPDGTQASIRGARREDNVILIDGRRVAGEPSGRYELNRIPTGNIERIEVVKGPGSVLYGADALGGVINVITRDPEPGFHGDIDLQAGARTEDAEAERYNAALGLHGGSLDTRFRLDAQAMSRAAYSETATAAPDGRAGVSSGDLKNYDVQERYTIDEDRRDEADVYTLAGTLEHFFSDDLRVSLQADYLREDRERNYINTGPTQLDDGGRGAVENIPARWLDDNERIGLSAAADWQATETLNLFFRSYRSVYEKERVVTSEPWTDLGYPTGERPEERDRDVTLTDWRQELIASWTPDPGHTLQLGAEHRDHEYEDHQLAGGSETRWDAAVFAQHE from the coding sequence GTGTCCGCCGCCACGACCGATAGCGCGGTCAGTGAGGTCGCGGCCGGGAGCGAGGCGCTCCCGTCGGTCACCGTCACGACGGGCACCCGCAGCGAGCGGGCCCGGGAACGCAGCCCCGGCAGCGTCGAGGTCATCGGCCGTGAGCAGATCGAGCGCAGCGGTGCGACCGATCTCGGCGGGGTCCTGCGCGGGGAGTCGAGCCTCTTTGTTAGCCCCGACGGCACGCAGGCCAGCATCCGCGGGGCACGGCGCGAGGACAACGTCATTCTGATCGACGGCCGCCGGGTGGCCGGCGAGCCCAGTGGCCGCTACGAGCTGAACCGCATCCCCACGGGGAACATCGAGCGCATCGAGGTCGTGAAGGGCCCGGGCAGCGTCCTCTACGGCGCCGACGCCCTCGGCGGGGTGATCAACGTCATCACCCGCGACCCCGAGCCCGGCTTCCACGGCGACATCGATCTGCAGGCCGGGGCCCGCACAGAAGACGCCGAGGCCGAGCGCTACAACGCCGCCCTCGGGCTGCACGGCGGCTCCCTGGACACCCGCTTCCGGCTAGACGCCCAGGCCATGTCCCGGGCGGCGTACAGTGAGACCGCGACGGCCGCTCCCGATGGACGAGCTGGCGTAAGCTCTGGCGACCTTAAGAACTACGACGTCCAGGAGCGCTATACCATTGACGAGGACCGCCGGGACGAGGCCGACGTCTACACCCTCGCCGGCACGCTGGAGCACTTCTTCTCCGACGACCTCCGCGTGAGCCTGCAGGCCGACTACCTGCGCGAGGACCGGGAGCGCAACTACATCAACACGGGGCCGACACAGCTCGATGATGGCGGCCGGGGCGCCGTCGAAAACATCCCCGCCCGCTGGCTGGATGACAACGAGCGGATCGGGCTCTCCGCTGCGGCCGACTGGCAGGCCACCGAGACCCTCAACCTCTTCTTCCGCAGCTACCGCAGCGTCTACGAGAAGGAACGGGTGGTGACCAGTGAGCCGTGGACGGACCTCGGCTACCCGACGGGTGAGCGCCCCGAGGAACGCGATCGGGACGTTACCCTGACCGACTGGCGGCAGGAACTGATCGCCAGCTGGACTCCGGACCCGGGGCACACCCTGCAACTCGGCGCCGAGCATCGCGATCACGAGTACGAGGACCACCAGCTCGCCGGTGGCAGCGAGACGCGCTGGGATGCCGCCGTTTTCGCCCAGCACGAGTGA
- a CDS encoding TonB-dependent receptor domain-containing protein, with protein sequence MDVIYGARYDDSSLDSADNTAVEGGIVYALAPAARLRMNYAQGYSLPTERDLYADTAQPSGRRQLGASVVAGEKQESHTLDPERSESLEIGLAGDLGRLGPVRESRYDVAVFHTVIEDRITRERRGEPYVSFYNLDDDARIRGSEGSLELALPAGLRVDLGVTWLDAIERGTRRDLPYAPEWSARAALAGDPGERYGWRTQVRYTGSHVDEDDQDEQEGVTQVDIQGHYNPRAWEHVRLYAGIDNLFDTSNDTSLYADPGRYARFGLRANF encoded by the coding sequence CTGGACGTCATCTACGGCGCCCGCTACGACGACAGCAGCCTGGACAGCGCCGACAATACGGCCGTCGAGGGCGGCATCGTCTACGCCCTCGCCCCGGCGGCGCGCCTGCGCATGAATTACGCCCAGGGGTACAGCCTGCCCACGGAACGAGACCTGTATGCCGACACGGCACAGCCCTCTGGGCGGCGGCAGCTGGGCGCCTCGGTGGTCGCCGGAGAGAAGCAGGAATCCCACACCCTCGACCCGGAACGCAGCGAGAGCCTCGAGATCGGCCTCGCTGGCGACTTGGGCCGATTGGGCCCGGTACGCGAGAGCCGCTACGACGTGGCTGTCTTCCATACCGTCATCGAGGACCGCATCACGCGGGAGCGGCGGGGCGAACCGTACGTCAGCTTCTACAACCTCGACGACGACGCGCGGATCCGCGGCAGCGAGGGGAGCCTGGAACTGGCGCTGCCCGCCGGGCTGCGCGTCGATCTGGGTGTGACCTGGCTCGACGCCATCGAGCGCGGCACACGACGCGACCTCCCCTACGCCCCGGAGTGGAGCGCCCGAGCGGCGCTGGCCGGAGACCCCGGCGAACGCTACGGCTGGCGGACCCAGGTGCGGTACACCGGCTCCCATGTCGATGAGGATGACCAGGACGAGCAGGAAGGCGTCACCCAGGTCGATATCCAGGGGCACTACAACCCGCGGGCCTGGGAGCATGTTCGCCTCTACGCCGGGATCGACAACCTCTTCGACACCAGCAACGACACCTCGCTCTACGCCGACCCGGGCCGCTACGCCCGTTTCGGACTGCGGGCAAACTTCTAA
- a CDS encoding cytochrome c — protein sequence MTHRLPWRSLGIAAIFGLGITAGAAGADDREAIELTEEDRTHCLERMRTYLEVTNEILRATLESDMDAVRSHALAAVPRRYREDDLADAEVPARGTAADGRGQGEGRGGGAGEGGSGRPDRMEAATPEAYQGMMHHQHEAFQEIARDAREVADPAHTQHQLTEVQDTCVACHSAYRFE from the coding sequence ATGACCCACCGACTGCCCTGGCGCTCGCTCGGGATCGCGGCCATCTTCGGCCTCGGCATCACCGCCGGGGCCGCCGGCGCCGACGACCGCGAGGCCATCGAACTCACCGAAGAGGACCGGACGCACTGCCTCGAGCGCATGCGCACGTACCTAGAGGTAACCAACGAGATCCTGCGCGCCACACTCGAATCCGACATGGACGCGGTGCGCAGCCACGCCCTCGCCGCGGTGCCCCGCCGCTACCGCGAGGACGACCTGGCCGACGCCGAGGTGCCGGCGCGGGGCACGGCGGCGGACGGCCGGGGCCAAGGGGAAGGCCGCGGCGGCGGGGCCGGTGAGGGAGGCTCCGGGCGCCCGGACCGCATGGAAGCGGCCACGCCCGAGGCCTACCAGGGAATGATGCACCACCAGCACGAGGCCTTTCAGGAGATCGCCCGGGACGCCCGCGAGGTGGCGGATCCGGCCCACACCCAGCACCAGCTCACCGAGGTCCAGGACACCTGCGTGGCCTGCCACAGCGCCTACCGCTTCGAGTGA